The proteins below are encoded in one region of Nilaparvata lugens isolate BPH chromosome X, ASM1435652v1, whole genome shotgun sequence:
- the LOC120354518 gene encoding piggyBac transposable element-derived protein 4-like, with product MTSPLLEDDILNFLETNDDSDLDFELSSNDESDDSDDGAIIEENIPAAGTSSCSGSHKDITWRTVNVSDGPHFKLDSIAQYSGQSCIKFPKHLTPTETFHLYFPEEIYEHVAEQSNIYALQCVDATYDIPKRSRLHKLEEFTANQIQAFVAAQIGMGLTKKPAEDSFFQDSFWLTKTPGFSRIFNRDSYQLLKTFLHFNDNAKQIPKGQVGYDKLFKIRPLLDITSEKYMESYTPGTAIAIDKSMVKFKGRLSFKQYLPSKPSSKWGIKVWSMCDSSNGFMLKFRIYTGKETINTDDGLGARV from the coding sequence ATGACGAGTCCTTTGTTAGAAGATGACATTCTAAACTTTCTTGAGACCAATGACGATTCAGATTTAGATTTTGAACTCTCATCTAATGATGAATCAGACGATTCAGATGATGGAgcaataattgaagaaaatatccCTGCAGCAGGTACATCGTCTTGTAGTGGTAGTCATAAGGATATTACATGGAGAACTGTGAATGTTTCTGATGGACCTCATTTCAAATTGGACAGCATTGCACAATATTCTGGACAATCTTGTATAAAATTCCCGAAACACCTAACTCCCACcgaaacatttcatttatattttccagaagaaatttatgaacatGTTGCTGAACAAAGTAACATTTATGCCTTGCAATGTGTTGATGCTACCTATGACATACCTAAGAGGTCTAGACTCCATAAATTAGAGGAATTCACTGCAAATCAAATTCAAGCTTTTGTTGCAGCTCAAATTGGGATGGGTCTAACAAAAAAACCAGCTGAGGACTCATTTTTTCAAGATAGCTTTTGGTTGACAAAAACCCCTGGTTTCAGTAGAATTTTCAATAGAGACAGCTACCAACTTCTAAAAACATTCcttcattttaatgataatgCTAAACAAATTCCCAAAGGACAGGTAGGATATGACAAATTGTTCAAGATCAGGCCTCTGCTTGACATTACATCAGAAAAGTATATGGAGAGCTACACTCCTGGTACAGCCATTGCCATCGATAAAAGCATGGTGAAATTCAAAGGCAGGCTTTCATTCAAGCAGTACCTCCCTTCTAAACCCTCTTCCAAATGGGGAATAAAGGTGTGGTCCATGTGTGACTCTTCTAATGGTTTCATGCTGAAATTCAGGATTTATACAGGTAAAGAGACAATAAATACCGATGATGGACTAGGAGCAAGGGTTTGA